One stretch of Rhodopirellula islandica DNA includes these proteins:
- a CDS encoding class I adenylate-forming enzyme family protein → MKTAEVPHLLSALLQQAKQQPDKVAVLDSRTGDATCTWGELARRVNTTASILRTELPWSGSPKRMTYSCTNHPNEVVLSLACIAAGVTEIPIDAFLPKPQQKTLVQRSKALHWDHEKHWDPESHHAATCATSLSEAISNLEASAREVDLHSPSLVLWTSGTTAKPRGVMLSQHNLTTNAKAKLLAVPQQTSDLRLSLLSIAHAYARTSDMGTWLLSGCRWSLGRGRSTWRSLPDTLSPTLINAVPVLIDDILNRIESGPSNLQALRLLGCGGVAMSSEQFERCQRNNIGVVQGYGCTESSPVICSASPDNATPNRVGPLVAGWESKVKEGRLHVRGPGVMLGYLDDESATRQKISPDGWLDTGDLIEIHDDGQFQILGRADDVIVLDNGFKVFPATIERQLLQLQGIEQAVLLHHQDQLWLLLSRVPSQATAEDHSRQDAIASCLANNLPPRTNVKQLELSEPLSIQSGELTAKGTPRRHIIRQRRLSTNDSLDGGDQAGS, encoded by the coding sequence CGCGAGCATCCTGCGAACGGAATTGCCCTGGAGCGGCTCGCCCAAACGCATGACGTACTCGTGCACCAACCACCCCAACGAAGTGGTGTTGTCCTTGGCCTGCATCGCTGCAGGCGTCACCGAGATCCCCATCGATGCGTTCCTGCCGAAACCTCAACAGAAAACCCTGGTCCAACGATCGAAAGCGTTGCACTGGGACCACGAGAAGCACTGGGACCCGGAGAGTCATCACGCAGCCACTTGCGCCACCAGCCTGAGTGAGGCGATCTCAAATCTAGAAGCATCCGCCCGCGAAGTTGACCTTCACTCACCTTCGCTGGTTCTGTGGACAAGCGGCACGACAGCCAAACCTCGTGGCGTGATGCTTTCCCAGCACAATCTCACGACCAACGCGAAGGCAAAACTGCTGGCGGTCCCCCAACAGACCTCGGACCTGCGACTGTCGTTGCTGTCCATCGCTCACGCCTACGCTCGAACCAGCGACATGGGGACGTGGTTGCTTTCGGGATGCCGATGGAGTCTCGGCCGAGGCCGGTCAACCTGGCGTTCGCTCCCCGACACGCTCTCGCCGACATTGATCAACGCTGTGCCCGTGTTGATCGATGACATTCTGAACCGAATCGAATCGGGGCCATCCAATCTGCAAGCTTTGCGGTTGCTCGGCTGTGGCGGCGTCGCGATGTCCTCCGAGCAATTCGAGCGATGCCAACGAAACAACATCGGCGTCGTCCAAGGTTACGGCTGCACGGAATCGTCACCGGTGATCTGCAGTGCGTCGCCTGACAACGCGACTCCCAATCGCGTCGGACCGCTGGTCGCGGGTTGGGAATCCAAAGTGAAAGAAGGACGCCTGCATGTGCGAGGTCCGGGCGTGATGCTCGGCTACCTCGATGATGAATCCGCAACACGGCAGAAGATTTCACCGGACGGTTGGCTCGACACCGGTGACCTGATTGAGATCCACGACGATGGCCAATTTCAAATCCTGGGTCGAGCCGACGATGTGATCGTGCTGGACAATGGCTTCAAAGTCTTTCCCGCCACCATTGAACGCCAACTGTTGCAGTTGCAGGGAATCGAGCAAGCGGTCCTGCTGCATCACCAAGATCAACTCTGGCTGCTGCTTTCGCGCGTCCCGTCACAAGCAACAGCCGAGGATCATTCCAGACAGGATGCGATCGCATCGTGCTTGGCCAATAACCTTCCGCCCAGAACGAACGTGAAGCAACTCGAGTTGTCCGAACCGTTGTCCATCCAATCCGGCGAACTCACCGCCAAAGGAACCCCACGCCGACACATCATTCGTCAGCGCCGACTTTCCACCAACGACTCGTTGGACGGCGGCGATCAGGCCGGGTCGTAG
- the accB gene encoding acetyl-CoA carboxylase biotin carboxyl carrier protein, protein MKSETPDGGDVFDIDRIRQIVELMEQHELNEVDLQQGDDRIKLTRGGTAPAMIPAPVAAAPVAAAPAAAAAPAASGDDASADTAGTITINSPMVGTFYSKANPESPAFVKVGDVVNEDTVICIVEAMKVFNEIPAECRGKIVEVLVSDQQAVDFGKPLFRVQVDG, encoded by the coding sequence ATGAAATCGGAAACACCCGACGGCGGGGATGTGTTTGACATCGATCGGATTCGCCAGATCGTCGAGTTGATGGAACAACACGAACTGAACGAAGTGGACCTGCAACAAGGCGATGATCGCATCAAACTGACGCGGGGTGGAACGGCTCCAGCCATGATTCCCGCCCCCGTTGCGGCAGCTCCCGTCGCAGCCGCTCCTGCGGCTGCAGCGGCGCCCGCTGCCTCCGGTGACGATGCCTCGGCTGACACGGCCGGCACCATCACGATCAATTCGCCGATGGTGGGCACCTTTTATTCCAAGGCCAACCCGGAATCCCCCGCGTTTGTCAAAGTGGGCGATGTCGTCAACGAAGACACCGTGATTTGCATCGTCGAAGCGATGAAGGTCTTCAACGAAATCCCCGCGGAGTGCCGCGGAAAAATCGTCGAAGTGCTCGTCAGCGACCAACAAGCCGTTGATTTCGGCAAACCTTTGTTCCGCGTCCAGGTGGACGGCTGA
- a CDS encoding type 1 glutamine amidotransferase domain-containing protein: MTDPTSSSKPATSVSVDSVSPQTLTGKRVLSFVGEIYEDLELWYPKLRLIEAGAEFFVAGPKAGEKYNGKLGYPCVSDLAIEACEAHSFDGLLVPGGFMPDKLRRDPKVLQLVRDFDAAKKPIAAICHGGWIPISAGVYRGVRVTGSPGIKDDLVNAGAIFEDASVVVDGHHVSSRRPDDLPDFCRHFIALLA, translated from the coding sequence ATGACCGATCCAACTTCCTCTTCCAAACCCGCGACCTCGGTTTCCGTCGATTCCGTTTCGCCGCAGACCCTCACGGGCAAACGAGTTCTGTCGTTTGTGGGCGAAATCTACGAGGACTTGGAACTGTGGTACCCCAAACTCCGCCTGATCGAAGCCGGAGCGGAATTTTTTGTCGCGGGCCCGAAAGCGGGAGAAAAATACAACGGCAAACTGGGCTACCCCTGCGTCAGCGACCTGGCCATCGAGGCTTGCGAAGCCCATTCCTTTGACGGATTGCTGGTTCCTGGCGGGTTCATGCCCGACAAATTGCGGCGAGATCCCAAGGTATTGCAACTCGTCCGAGACTTTGATGCGGCGAAAAAGCCCATCGCCGCGATCTGCCACGGTGGCTGGATCCCCATTTCAGCAGGCGTCTACCGAGGCGTCCGCGTGACCGGATCCCCAGGCATCAAGGATGACCTGGTCAATGCAGGGGCGATCTTCGAAGACGCCTCCGTCGTCGTCGACGGGCACCACGTCAGCAGCCGCCGCCCCGACGACCTGCCCGATTTCTGCCGCCACTTCATCGCCCTGCTGGCTTGA
- the alaS gene encoding alanine--tRNA ligase has protein sequence MKTDELREKYLAFFETKGCVRQPSDVLVPAWDPSVLFTPAGMNQFKDHFLGKVKLDFTRATTCQKCLRTGDIENVGRTAFHHTFFEMLGNFSFGDYFKEEAIHWAWEFLTDKKWLGIPGERLTVTVYKDDDEAFGIWHDKIGLPNQRITRMDEDENFWPASAPSEGPDGVCGPCSEIYYQLEDGSDVEIWNLVFTQFNRVGTPPDNLHPLPSKNIDTGMGLERTASVLQGVPTNFHIDSLFPIVEAASEVCGVKYEYESDNGRRLRRITDHARASVFAVHENVYPGPKDARSVIRRLIRRAVLDGYQMNLREPFLYKLVEAVADASKAAYPELGQTTQRVSEAIESEEKAFFSTIDGGMKRIHRLFEEMNDEASVMVPGADAADLLTTYGVPPELVQTLAAEQNFTFDWSGFREAMDKHADESDGGQRVLFQTGPLETLKEALRETPFVGYEQTEATAIVKGIITGDGKGKGDDGQLLSHLDRPEDAVLRLVLDHSPFYGESGGQVGDIGVIFNDNFEFEVIDTQRHASLIVHHGRLVRGKICEGETCTAKVDVENRTALARAHSATHILHHALHTHVGRHAEQQGSKVEPDRLRFDFTNPKAIDDETLVKIEQDVLSMVGEGDEIRWDTVSLADAREAGAMMLFGEKYPDPCRMVSMGTFSRELCGGTHLTNTKQVGSFEVVVEESVSTGTRRIEALTGDRAKEHREQTQALLNEVADQLNCDASVAAAATVALIEEVRRLKKELSSGKAADYPAEFVFDGKAAKEETTDISDYNAVRAAVRGLTRRLNVAITDVLSRLESLLADRSKLVEQLKQVTAGGKISADDLIADGTQVGDTLLIVAETPGANPNIMRGWIDQIRKKSDTPTAVLLASAMNDKVMLVGGLSRDLVDRGLKAGDWVGAAAKVVGGSGGGRPDMAQAGGKDASKLPEALQQARETMTEKLG, from the coding sequence ATGAAAACTGACGAACTCCGCGAAAAATACCTGGCGTTCTTTGAGACCAAAGGTTGCGTCCGCCAACCCAGTGACGTGCTCGTTCCGGCTTGGGATCCATCGGTTTTGTTCACCCCCGCGGGGATGAACCAGTTCAAAGACCACTTTCTAGGCAAGGTCAAACTGGATTTCACTCGCGCGACCACGTGTCAAAAGTGCTTGCGGACGGGTGACATCGAGAATGTCGGCCGGACCGCATTCCACCACACGTTCTTTGAAATGCTGGGTAACTTTTCGTTTGGCGATTATTTCAAAGAAGAAGCCATCCACTGGGCATGGGAATTTTTGACAGACAAAAAGTGGCTCGGCATTCCCGGCGAGCGACTGACGGTCACCGTTTACAAAGACGACGACGAAGCGTTCGGCATTTGGCACGATAAGATCGGGTTGCCAAACCAACGCATCACACGCATGGACGAGGATGAAAACTTCTGGCCTGCGTCGGCGCCCAGCGAAGGCCCGGACGGAGTTTGTGGTCCCTGCAGCGAAATCTATTACCAGTTGGAAGACGGCAGCGACGTCGAAATCTGGAACTTGGTGTTCACCCAGTTCAATCGCGTGGGAACGCCTCCAGACAACTTGCACCCGTTGCCCAGCAAGAACATTGACACCGGCATGGGGCTGGAACGAACCGCCAGCGTCCTGCAGGGCGTGCCAACCAACTTCCACATCGACAGCCTGTTCCCGATCGTCGAAGCGGCATCGGAAGTCTGTGGTGTGAAGTACGAATACGAGAGCGACAACGGGCGGCGACTGCGTCGGATCACCGACCACGCACGAGCCAGTGTGTTCGCGGTCCACGAAAACGTGTATCCCGGCCCCAAGGACGCTCGCTCGGTCATCCGCCGTCTGATCCGCCGTGCGGTGCTGGACGGTTATCAGATGAATCTGCGCGAGCCATTCCTGTACAAGTTGGTCGAAGCCGTTGCGGATGCGTCCAAAGCCGCATATCCAGAACTGGGGCAGACGACTCAGCGTGTCAGCGAAGCGATCGAGTCGGAAGAAAAGGCGTTTTTCTCGACAATCGATGGCGGGATGAAACGCATCCATCGTTTGTTCGAAGAGATGAACGACGAAGCATCCGTGATGGTGCCTGGTGCCGATGCCGCGGATTTGTTGACCACCTATGGCGTGCCGCCGGAGTTGGTTCAAACGCTGGCCGCCGAACAGAATTTCACGTTCGATTGGTCGGGCTTTCGCGAAGCGATGGACAAACACGCCGACGAGAGCGACGGCGGACAACGTGTGTTGTTCCAAACCGGCCCCCTGGAAACTCTGAAAGAGGCTCTGCGGGAAACCCCGTTTGTGGGTTACGAACAGACAGAAGCAACGGCGATCGTCAAAGGCATTATCACTGGCGATGGCAAAGGCAAAGGAGACGACGGGCAACTGCTCAGTCATCTTGATCGTCCTGAAGACGCGGTTCTGCGATTGGTGCTCGATCACTCGCCGTTTTATGGTGAATCCGGTGGCCAAGTCGGCGACATCGGCGTGATCTTCAACGACAACTTCGAGTTTGAAGTCATTGACACTCAGCGACACGCATCGTTGATCGTTCATCACGGTCGATTGGTGCGAGGCAAAATCTGCGAAGGAGAAACGTGCACTGCGAAGGTCGATGTTGAGAATCGCACGGCGCTCGCACGAGCCCACAGCGCGACTCACATTTTGCACCACGCATTGCACACACACGTTGGCCGGCACGCTGAGCAGCAGGGCAGCAAGGTCGAACCAGATCGCTTGCGATTTGACTTCACCAACCCCAAGGCCATCGACGACGAGACGTTGGTCAAAATCGAACAGGATGTGCTCAGCATGGTTGGCGAAGGCGACGAAATTCGCTGGGACACCGTGTCACTCGCCGATGCTCGTGAAGCTGGCGCGATGATGCTGTTCGGTGAAAAGTATCCCGATCCATGTCGCATGGTTTCGATGGGAACGTTCAGCCGTGAATTGTGCGGTGGGACTCACCTGACCAACACCAAGCAAGTGGGCTCGTTTGAGGTCGTGGTCGAGGAAAGCGTTTCCACGGGGACACGCCGCATCGAAGCTTTGACAGGTGATCGGGCCAAGGAACACCGCGAGCAAACTCAAGCGTTGCTGAACGAGGTGGCCGATCAATTGAATTGCGATGCCTCGGTGGCTGCCGCGGCCACGGTGGCCTTGATCGAAGAGGTTCGTCGATTGAAGAAGGAACTGTCGTCTGGCAAAGCGGCCGACTACCCCGCTGAGTTTGTCTTTGACGGCAAAGCGGCCAAAGAGGAAACGACAGACATCAGCGACTACAACGCGGTGCGTGCGGCGGTTCGTGGTTTGACCCGTCGTTTGAACGTCGCGATCACCGATGTGCTCAGTCGATTGGAGTCGTTGTTGGCGGATCGATCGAAGTTGGTCGAACAACTCAAACAAGTCACCGCCGGCGGGAAGATCTCGGCCGATGACCTGATCGCGGATGGAACCCAAGTTGGCGACACGTTGTTGATCGTTGCCGAAACACCCGGTGCCAATCCAAACATCATGCGTGGTTGGATCGACCAAATTCGCAAGAAGAGCGACACGCCGACTGCGGTGCTGTTGGCTTCGGCGATGAACGACAAAGTCATGTTGGTTGGCGGGTTGAGCCGAGATTTGGTCGATCGCGGATTGAAAGCGGGGGACTGGGTTGGTGCGGCGGCGAAGGTGGTTGGCGGCAGCGGCGGTGGACGGCCTGATATGGCCCAGGCCGGTGGCAAAGACGCCAGCAAGTTGCCCGAAGCGCTTCAGCAAGCTCGCGAAACGATGACTGAGAAACTGGGCTAA
- a CDS encoding nucleoside monophosphate kinase, with translation MNESNELTPNTFYIEVTGAGLPEVDGLFVPSTAPPAESESGTVSSLGYWNGKLAWDRADGKSARSPALSYSNTYRSWRICRLDGHLAYDITCEDELPPTDRPWHVYKKGVAPAPKVVIHHHDPRQPCPKPNVVFVLGGPGAGKGTMCELAESQLGWTHLSTGDLLRAEREANGPHAATIEEIITAGNLVPSTIVVKLLQDAMEKITRHTGNRNFLLDGFPRSQSNLDAWYEVFGREAELPKMLFFECPYEVLEKRVLARAKYTGRQDDNLVSLKSRFDTFKKETLPTVQFFKSQERCVELDTSLDRQAVYQLVCEQLSEHTDCTLANQPLSERAEMLLGLRRFPN, from the coding sequence ATGAATGAATCAAACGAGTTGACTCCCAATACGTTCTATATCGAGGTGACCGGTGCGGGACTTCCCGAAGTGGACGGGCTCTTTGTGCCCTCCACGGCGCCGCCAGCCGAGTCGGAATCAGGCACGGTCTCCAGCTTGGGATATTGGAACGGCAAGCTGGCGTGGGATCGTGCCGATGGAAAATCCGCCCGAAGCCCTGCGTTGTCTTATTCCAACACGTATCGGTCGTGGAGGATTTGTCGGCTGGATGGGCATCTTGCCTATGACATCACTTGCGAAGATGAGTTGCCGCCGACGGACAGGCCTTGGCATGTCTACAAGAAAGGCGTGGCACCCGCACCCAAGGTTGTGATCCATCACCACGATCCACGTCAACCCTGCCCAAAACCCAATGTGGTGTTTGTGCTCGGCGGCCCTGGTGCCGGGAAGGGAACGATGTGTGAATTGGCCGAGTCGCAACTGGGGTGGACTCACCTGTCGACAGGCGACTTGTTGCGAGCTGAACGCGAAGCCAATGGACCGCATGCGGCGACCATCGAAGAGATCATCACAGCGGGGAATCTGGTCCCCAGCACGATTGTGGTGAAGCTGCTGCAAGACGCGATGGAAAAGATCACGCGACACACCGGCAACCGGAACTTCTTGCTCGATGGGTTCCCGCGATCGCAGTCAAACTTGGACGCGTGGTATGAGGTCTTCGGCCGAGAGGCCGAACTGCCCAAGATGCTGTTCTTCGAGTGCCCGTACGAGGTTCTGGAAAAACGCGTTTTGGCTCGCGCCAAGTACACCGGACGACAGGACGACAATTTGGTGAGCTTGAAGTCGAGGTTCGACACCTTCAAAAAAGAAACGCTGCCGACCGTCCAGTTTTTCAAGAGCCAAGAGCGGTGCGTCGAATTGGACACCAGTCTGGATCGCCAGGCTGTTTACCAGCTTGTCTGCGAGCAGCTTTCTGAGCACACCGATTGCACGTTGGCAAACCAACCGTTGTCCGAGAGAGCCGAGATGTTGCTCGGATTGAGACGCTTCCCGAATTGA
- the tatC gene encoding twin-arginine translocase subunit TatC — MEALSRPKDDLFDNSTMTFGEHLEELRGSLVKAIIWLLIGLAVGLMFANRVVRFIQEPLKQAIIEYNADRDLKEMGLPDRKEDPQVSRFYEFLTSNSLVADVVYTLPSASVPVPTGIPLAEADAAADLAVESEAGEEASSDAETGVEDPASLAIPERITTAELMKSMGTIPNPDELVPMIQLRRSERGLSSLKIEEPFMIWVKAGLIVGAVLASPMIFYHLWSFVAAGLHNHERRYVYVYLPFSVVLFVSGVVLAFGLVLHYVLTFLLQFNGSMDVAVEPRLTYYVNFVLMLPLGFGVAFQLPLVMLFLQRIDLVQTEDYISSWRVAVLVIFVISMIVTPADVTSMIALAVPLLFLYFLGIVMCAYMPRGRGLGSEAYDPA; from the coding sequence GTGGAAGCACTGTCGCGACCCAAAGACGATTTGTTCGACAATTCGACGATGACGTTCGGGGAGCATCTCGAAGAACTCCGAGGCTCTCTGGTCAAAGCAATCATTTGGTTGTTGATCGGATTGGCTGTTGGTCTGATGTTTGCCAACCGAGTGGTGCGTTTCATCCAGGAACCGCTCAAGCAAGCGATCATCGAGTACAACGCCGATCGCGACTTGAAGGAAATGGGGCTGCCGGACCGCAAGGAAGACCCGCAAGTCAGTCGTTTCTACGAATTCCTGACGTCCAATTCTCTGGTCGCGGACGTGGTGTACACATTGCCATCGGCCAGCGTCCCGGTGCCGACGGGAATTCCGTTGGCGGAGGCGGATGCGGCCGCCGATTTAGCCGTCGAATCGGAAGCGGGCGAGGAAGCCAGTTCCGATGCCGAAACCGGGGTGGAAGACCCAGCATCGCTGGCCATTCCGGAGAGAATCACGACGGCGGAATTGATGAAATCCATGGGGACCATCCCCAACCCGGATGAATTGGTGCCCATGATCCAGCTGCGTCGCAGCGAACGCGGATTGAGCTCGTTGAAGATCGAAGAGCCCTTCATGATTTGGGTGAAAGCTGGATTGATCGTCGGCGCGGTGCTCGCTTCACCGATGATCTTCTATCACCTGTGGTCGTTTGTTGCCGCTGGGTTGCACAACCACGAACGCCGCTACGTGTATGTGTACCTGCCGTTCAGCGTGGTGCTGTTTGTCTCGGGCGTCGTGCTCGCGTTTGGGTTGGTGTTGCACTACGTGTTGACGTTCTTGCTGCAATTCAATGGTTCGATGGATGTCGCCGTGGAACCTCGGCTGACGTATTACGTCAACTTTGTGTTGATGTTGCCGCTGGGATTCGGCGTCGCGTTCCAACTGCCATTGGTGATGTTGTTCCTGCAACGCATCGATTTGGTCCAAACGGAAGACTACATCAGCAGTTGGCGAGTCGCGGTGCTGGTGATCTTTGTGATCTCGATGATTGTCACACCGGCGGACGTGACCAGCATGATCGCGCTCGCGGTACCGCTGTTGTTCTTGTACTTCCTCGGGATCGTGATGTGCGCCTACATGCCACGGGGCAGGGGGCTGGGCAGCGAAGCCTACGACCCGGCCTGA
- a CDS encoding M24 family metallopeptidase, producing MTQRIERLVQSLANSDQPMDAILICNEVNVRYLSGFTGDSTWLLVRPDGKATLLSDRRYETQIADECPNLENAIRPPSQTLVALLAEYLGDLSLQTIGFEADHVQVSTLRQWQEQIESVQWTETSGLVETLRSIKDADELATIRRAIAIAERSFLSVTNKLTPQMTELQIAHELEATMRSLGASGVSFDVIAGAEPNGALPHYHPRNIALADCRTLLIDWGASVDGYCSDLTRTLHKAEVRSATAARFEAAYQAVLESQEAAISAIRDGVEAIEVDRAARQVLQKAGLGDAFKHGLGHGFGLEIHEDPRMGPMSTEVLREGMVITVEPGVYFEGEFGIRIEDDILVTADGFERLSTLPKGLDDCRLVV from the coding sequence ATGACTCAGCGTATTGAACGACTTGTGCAATCCCTCGCCAATTCGGACCAGCCGATGGACGCGATTTTGATCTGCAACGAAGTCAACGTGCGGTATCTCAGCGGTTTCACCGGCGACAGCACCTGGTTGCTGGTCCGTCCCGATGGCAAAGCCACGTTGCTGTCCGACCGTCGCTACGAAACGCAAATCGCCGACGAATGCCCGAATTTAGAAAACGCCATTCGACCGCCCAGCCAGACATTGGTGGCTTTGCTGGCGGAATATTTGGGCGATTTGTCGCTCCAAACGATCGGGTTCGAAGCCGATCACGTGCAAGTTTCCACGCTGCGTCAGTGGCAGGAACAGATCGAATCAGTCCAGTGGACCGAAACCAGCGGACTGGTCGAAACGCTGCGTTCGATCAAAGACGCCGACGAACTGGCCACGATCCGGCGAGCCATCGCGATCGCCGAGCGAAGTTTTCTCAGCGTCACGAACAAGCTGACCCCGCAGATGACCGAGCTGCAAATCGCTCACGAATTGGAAGCGACCATGCGAAGTCTGGGTGCCTCCGGCGTCAGCTTCGATGTGATCGCGGGCGCCGAACCCAACGGTGCCCTGCCCCATTATCACCCCCGCAACATTGCCTTGGCGGACTGCCGTACCCTGCTCATCGACTGGGGGGCAAGTGTCGATGGTTACTGCAGCGATCTCACGCGAACCCTGCACAAAGCCGAGGTTCGGTCCGCGACCGCCGCTCGATTTGAAGCCGCTTACCAGGCCGTTTTGGAATCGCAAGAAGCCGCCATTTCAGCGATTCGGGATGGGGTGGAAGCCATCGAAGTCGACCGAGCCGCTCGCCAGGTCCTGCAAAAAGCAGGTTTGGGCGACGCCTTCAAACACGGACTCGGACACGGTTTTGGCTTGGAAATTCACGAGGATCCACGCATGGGACCGATGTCCACCGAGGTGCTTCGCGAAGGGATGGTGATTACCGTGGAACCAGGCGTGTACTTCGAAGGCGAATTTGGAATTCGGATCGAGGACGACATCCTCGTCACCGCCGATGGGTTTGAACGTCTGAGTACCCTTCCGAAGGGTCTCGATGATTGTCGACTTGTTGTGTAA
- a CDS encoding M42 family metallopeptidase produces the protein MQPLEFFKQSILTPSPSGYEEPIQKLISQYLKPHSEEVSIDVHGNLTARVGKAGAPKLMLAGHCDQIGMLISHIDEQGFLYAQTIGGWDPQQLIGQSMTVWTDDGPVSAVISRKPIHLLSQQERGEVVKLEQMWLDIGAKDGEEAKSKVRIGDCVTLDLAYRELLGDLVSGPGMDNKTGMWTVIETARRCATSDQALQCELHSVATVQEEIGLRGARTAAGRINPDVAIAVDVTHASDCPTIDKQQQGDIKIGGGPVIFRGPNINAKVAARLMKLADDNDIAYQPAALGRAAPNDSNVLQISGSGVATGLVAIPNRYMHSAVETISLGDIEAIAKLLTLFAQSLTPECDFIPG, from the coding sequence ATGCAACCGCTCGAATTTTTCAAGCAATCGATTCTGACACCCAGCCCTTCGGGCTACGAAGAACCCATTCAGAAACTGATCAGCCAGTACCTGAAACCGCACAGCGAAGAAGTCTCCATCGACGTGCACGGCAACCTGACCGCTCGAGTCGGCAAGGCCGGGGCGCCAAAATTGATGCTGGCCGGTCACTGCGACCAAATCGGGATGCTGATCTCGCACATCGATGAACAAGGTTTCCTGTACGCCCAAACGATCGGCGGTTGGGACCCACAGCAACTGATTGGCCAGTCCATGACGGTGTGGACCGACGACGGCCCTGTCTCCGCGGTCATCAGTCGCAAGCCGATTCACCTTCTGTCCCAGCAAGAACGCGGCGAAGTGGTCAAGCTCGAACAGATGTGGCTGGACATCGGAGCCAAAGATGGCGAAGAAGCCAAATCAAAGGTCCGCATCGGCGACTGCGTGACGTTGGACCTCGCCTACCGTGAATTGCTGGGCGACTTGGTCAGCGGCCCCGGCATGGACAACAAAACCGGCATGTGGACGGTGATTGAAACGGCCCGTCGTTGTGCCACCTCCGACCAAGCGTTGCAGTGCGAACTGCACAGCGTCGCGACCGTGCAAGAAGAGATCGGGCTGCGGGGAGCCAGGACCGCCGCCGGACGCATCAACCCTGACGTGGCCATCGCAGTCGACGTCACGCATGCCTCGGATTGCCCAACGATCGACAAACAACAACAAGGCGATATCAAAATTGGGGGCGGCCCGGTGATTTTCCGTGGCCCCAACATCAACGCAAAAGTCGCGGCGAGATTGATGAAGTTGGCCGATGACAACGACATCGCCTACCAACCCGCCGCGCTCGGGCGAGCCGCACCCAACGATTCCAATGTGCTGCAGATCTCCGGCTCAGGCGTCGCCACCGGATTGGTCGCGATCCCCAACCGCTACATGCACTCGGCCGTCGAAACGATCAGCCTCGGCGACATCGAAGCGATCGCGAAGTTGCTGACGCTGTTCGCTCAATCGCTGACGCCGGAATGCGACTTCATCCCCGGTTGA
- a CDS encoding GNAT family N-acetyltransferase — MDEVTVRQSTPLDAQAIHALMRPFVSQHLLLSRTEAEIIELTRHGYVAMVGPRCIGFAAIEVYSTKLAELQCLAVHPEAQRLGLGRKLVGHCIERARTLGVMEILAISSSEDFLKSCGFDYSLPDQKKALFCQLRPRNFDDH, encoded by the coding sequence ATGGACGAAGTCACCGTCCGACAATCCACCCCGCTGGACGCCCAGGCCATCCATGCTTTGATGCGTCCGTTCGTCTCACAGCACCTGCTGCTCTCTCGCACCGAAGCCGAAATCATCGAACTGACTCGCCACGGCTATGTCGCCATGGTCGGCCCACGCTGCATCGGTTTTGCGGCGATCGAGGTCTACAGCACAAAACTGGCCGAACTGCAATGTTTGGCCGTGCACCCTGAAGCTCAACGACTGGGTCTGGGACGCAAATTAGTCGGCCACTGCATCGAACGAGCCCGCACGCTCGGGGTGATGGAAATCCTTGCGATCAGCTCCTCCGAAGACTTCCTCAAATCATGTGGCTTCGATTACTCGTTGCCTGACCAGAAGAAAGCCCTGTTCTGCCAACTCCGTCCTCGCAACTTCGATGACCACTGA